In Bradyrhizobium manausense, the sequence GTGAAGCCGGGCAACGTCATGCCTCTCGGCAACATGCCGATCGGCACGATCATCCACAACATCGAGGTCAAGATCGGGAAGGGCGGCCAGCTCGCCCGTTCGGCCGGCACGTATGCCCAGCTCGTCGGTCGCGACCAGGACTACGTGATCATCCGCCTGAACTCGGGTGAGCAGCGTCTGGTGCATGGCCGTTGCCGCGGCACGATCGGCGCGGTGTCGAACCCGGATCATATGAACACCTCGATCGGCAAGGCCGGCCGTAACCGTTGGCTCGGCCGCAAGCCGCACAACCGCGGTGTTTCGATGAACCCGATCGACCATCCGCACGGCGGTGGTGAAGGTCGTACCTCGGGCGGTCGCCACCCGGTCACCCCGTGGGGCAAGCCGACCAAGGGCAAGAAGACCCGCACCAACAAGTCGACCAACAAATTCATTCTCCTAAGCCGCCACAAGCGGAAGAAGTAAGGAACGACGGACATGGTTCGTTCAGTCTGGAAAGGCCCGTTCGTCGAGGGTTCTCTGCTCAAGAAGGCAGATGCCGCGCGCGCGTCCGGCCGTCACGACGTCATCAAGATCTGGAGCCGTCGCTCGACGATCCTGCCGCAGTTCGTCGGCCTGACCTTCGGTGTCTACAACGGTCAGAAGCACGTGCCGGTGGCCGTCAACGAGGAAATGGTCGGTCACAAGTTCGGCGAGTTTTCGCCGACCCGGACCTTCCATGGCCACTCCGGCGACAAGAAAGCCAAGAAGGCTTGAGGATTAAACGATGAGCAAACCTAAGCGCGAACGGAGCCTCGCCGAGAACGAGGCCAAGGCGGTCGCCCGGATGCTGCGGGTGAGCCCGCAGAAGCTCAACCTGGTCGCCCAGCTCATTCGCGGCCGGAAAGCTTCCGCTGCGCTCGCCGACCTGCAGTTTTCGCGCAAGCGGATCGCGGTTGACGTGAAGAAGTGCCTGGAATCGGCTATCGCCAATGCCGAGAACAACCACGACCTAGACGTTGACGATCTCGTCGTGGCGCAGGCCTTCGTCGGCAACGGCCTCGTGATGAAGCGCTTTGCCGCCCGCGGCCGTGGCCGCTCGGGCCGTGTCTACAAACCATTTTCGCAGCTGACGATCATTGTTCGTCAGGTCGAAGCCGAAGCAGCAGCGGCTTAAGGGTCGCAGGAGAAAACGATGGGTCAAAAGATCAATCCGATCGGTCTGCGTCTCGGCATCAACCGGACCTGGGATTCCCGCTGGTTCGCCGGCAAGCAGGAATACGGCAAGCTGCTGCACGAGGACGTCAAGATCCGTGAGATCCTGCACAAGGAGCTCAAGCAGGCGGCCGTCGCCCGCATCGTGATCGAACGTCCGCACAAGAAGTGCCGCGTCACCATCCACTCGGCTCGTCCGGGTGTGGTGATCGGCAAGAAGGGCGCCGACATCGACAAGCTTCGCAAGAAGGTTGCGGACATCACTTCGTCCGACGTCGTCATCAACATCGTCGAAATCCGCAAGCCGGAGCTCGATGCGACGCTGGTGGCAGAGTCGATCGCGCAGCAGCTCGAGCGCCGCGTGGCGTTCCGCCGTGCCATGAAGCGCGCCGTTCAGTCGGCGATGCGTCTCGGCGCGGAAGGCATCCGCATCAACTGCTCGGGTCGTCTGGGCGGTGCGGAAATCGCGCGCATGGAGTGGTACCGCGAAGGTCGCGTGCCGCTGCACACGCTGCGCGCCGACATCGATTACGGCGTTGCGACCGCGTTCACGACCTTCGGCACCTGCGGCGTCAAGGTCTGGATCTTCAAGGGTGAGATCCTCGAGCACGATCCGATGGCCCAGGACAAGAGAATGGCCGAAGGCGAGACGGGTGGCAGTGGCGATCGTGGTGGCCGTGGGCGCCGCGACAATGCTGCAGCCTGATCGACCTGAGAATTTGAGGGCTTAAAGCCATGATGCAACCTAAGAAAACGAAGTTCCGGAAGGCGCATAAGGGCCGCATTCACGGCGTTGCGACTTCGGGCGCGACGTTGGCGTTCGGCCAGTTCGGCCTGAAGGCGACCGAGCCTGAGCGCGTCACCGCGCGCCAGATCGAAGCCGCTCGCCGCGCGCTGACCCGCCACATGAAGCGCGCCGGCCGCGTCTGGATCCGCGTGTTCCCCGACGTTCCGGTGTCGAAGAAGCCGGCCGAAGTCCGCATGGGCTCCGGCAAGGGTGCACCGGAATTGTGGGTCGCCCGCGTCAAGCCGGGCCGGGTGCTGTTCGAGATCGACGGCGTCAACACCCAGACGGCGCGTGAGGCGCTGACCCTGGCGGCCGCCAAGCTGCCGATCAAGACGCGCTTCGTCGAGCGCATTGCGGAGTAATGGCCATGGCCCAGATGAAGATCGAAGACATCCGCGCGATGAGCCCCGACCAGCAGGACGACGCCGTCCTGAACCTGAAGAAGGAGCGCTTCAACCTGCGCTTCCAGCGCGCCACCGGGCAGCTCGAGAACACCTCGCGCCTGCGCGAGGCCCGCCGTGACATCGCCCGGATCAAGACCGTCGCCGCGCAGACGCGCGCGAAGAAGAAGTAAGGGGCTAACGGATATGCCGAAACGTACTTTGCAAGGCGTGGTCGTCAGCGACAAGACTGCCAAGACCGTCGTGGTGCGCGTTGACCGCCGCTTCACGCATCCGATCTACAAGAAGACGATCCGCCGTTCGAAGAACTACCACGCGCACGACGAGAACAACGAGTTCAAGCCGGGCGACATGGTGTGGATCGAGGAATCGAAGCCGATTTCGAAGTTGAAGTCCTGGATCGTGATCCGGGGTGAACACAAGAAAAGCGCCTGATCTGTTGGCCTTGGCCGACTGACTTCAGGGAAATGTTGAGCGCCGGCTAGGCTGGTGCAAAGAAAGAGGACGAGGTGCATCAATGATTCAGATGCAGACCAACCTCGACGTGGCCGATAATTCCGGCGCACGCCGTGTCATGTGTATCAAGGTGCTCGGGGGCTCCAAGCGCCGCTACGCCACGATCGGCGACATCATTGTCGTCTCGATCAAGGAAGCCATTCCGCGTGGCAAGGTGAAGAAGGGCGACGTGATGAAGGCCGTCGTGGTGCGTGTCCGCAAGGACATCCGCCGCGCTGACGGTTCGGTCATCCGCTTCGACCGCAACGCCGCCGTTCTGATCAACAACCAGTCCGAGCCGGTCGGCACCCGTATCTTCGGGCCCGTGCCGCGCGAGCTGCGCGCCAAGAACCACATGAAGATCATCTCGCTCGCGCCGGAGGTGCTGTGATGGCTGCGAAGATCCGCAAGGGCGACAAGGTCGTCGTGCTGACCGGCCGCGACAAGGGTCGTAGCGGCGAAGTGTTCGAAGTTCGTCCCGACGCCGGTACGGCGCTGGTGCGCGGCATCAACATGGTCAAGCGTCACCAGAAGCAGACGCAGGCCCAGGAGGGCGGCATCATCTCGAAAGAGGCGCCGATCCAACTGTCCAACATCGCGTATGTCGGCAAGGACGGAAAGCCGACCCGCGTCGGATTCAAGATTCTGGCGGACGGCAAGAAGGTCCGCATCGCCAAGAGCTCGGGAGCTGAGATCGATGGCTGAGGCCGCTTACACCCCGCGCTTGCGCGCGGAATACGACGCGAAGATCCGCACGGTCATGACCGAGAAGTTCGGTTATGAGAACGTCATGCAGGTTCCGCGCCTGGACAAGATCGTGCTGAACATGGGCGTTGGCGATTCCGTCAACGACCGCAAGAAGGCCGAGACCGCCGCTGCCGAACTGACCCAGATCGCCGGCCAGAAGGCGATCGTGACCTATTCGCGTATCGCGATCGCGACCTTCAAGCTGCGTGAAAACCAGCCGATCGGCTGCAAGGTCACGCTGCGCAAGGCCCGCATGTACGAGTTCATGGATCGCCTGGTGACGGTCGCGCTGCCGCGCGTCCGCGACTTCCGCGGCCTGAACCCGAAGAGCTTTGACGGTCGCGGCAACTACTCGCTCGGCATCAAGGAACACATCATTTTCCCCGAGATCGACTTCGACAAGGTCACGGAAGCCCGCGGTATGGACATCACCGTCTGCACCACGGCCAAGACCGACGAAGAGGCGAGGGCCTTGTTGACCGCTTTCAATTTCCCGTTCCGGCAGTGAGACGCTGACTTAAAGCCTCTCAAACGCGGATACCCAGGAGCCAAGCATGGCAAAGAAGAGTTCAGTCGAGAAGAACAACCGGCGCAAGCGGATGGTGAAGAACGCCGCCCCCAAGCGCGAGCGGTTGAAGGCGATCATCGCCGACAAGACGCTGCCGATGGAGGAGCGGTTCGCCGCC encodes:
- the rpsC gene encoding 30S ribosomal protein S3, whose amino-acid sequence is MGQKINPIGLRLGINRTWDSRWFAGKQEYGKLLHEDVKIREILHKELKQAAVARIVIERPHKKCRVTIHSARPGVVIGKKGADIDKLRKKVADITSSDVVINIVEIRKPELDATLVAESIAQQLERRVAFRRAMKRAVQSAMRLGAEGIRINCSGRLGGAEIARMEWYREGRVPLHTLRADIDYGVATAFTTFGTCGVKVWIFKGEILEHDPMAQDKRMAEGETGGSGDRGGRGRRDNAAA
- the rpsS gene encoding 30S ribosomal protein S19 translates to MVRSVWKGPFVEGSLLKKADAARASGRHDVIKIWSRRSTILPQFVGLTFGVYNGQKHVPVAVNEEMVGHKFGEFSPTRTFHGHSGDKKAKKA
- the rpsQ gene encoding 30S ribosomal protein S17 codes for the protein MPKRTLQGVVVSDKTAKTVVVRVDRRFTHPIYKKTIRRSKNYHAHDENNEFKPGDMVWIEESKPISKLKSWIVIRGEHKKSA
- the rplB gene encoding 50S ribosomal protein L2 gives rise to the protein MALKKFNPTTPGQRQLVMVDRSALYKGKPVKALTEGKHSSGGRNNTGRITVRFRGGGHKQTLRIVDFKRDKVDAPATVERLEYDPNRTAFIALVKYEDGTQAYILAPQRLAVGDSVVAGNYVDVKPGNVMPLGNMPIGTIIHNIEVKIGKGGQLARSAGTYAQLVGRDQDYVIIRLNSGEQRLVHGRCRGTIGAVSNPDHMNTSIGKAGRNRWLGRKPHNRGVSMNPIDHPHGGGEGRTSGGRHPVTPWGKPTKGKKTRTNKSTNKFILLSRHKRKK
- the rplP gene encoding 50S ribosomal protein L16 is translated as MMQPKKTKFRKAHKGRIHGVATSGATLAFGQFGLKATEPERVTARQIEAARRALTRHMKRAGRVWIRVFPDVPVSKKPAEVRMGSGKGAPELWVARVKPGRVLFEIDGVNTQTAREALTLAAAKLPIKTRFVERIAE
- the rplE gene encoding 50S ribosomal protein L5, with the translated sequence MAEAAYTPRLRAEYDAKIRTVMTEKFGYENVMQVPRLDKIVLNMGVGDSVNDRKKAETAAAELTQIAGQKAIVTYSRIAIATFKLRENQPIGCKVTLRKARMYEFMDRLVTVALPRVRDFRGLNPKSFDGRGNYSLGIKEHIIFPEIDFDKVTEARGMDITVCTTAKTDEEARALLTAFNFPFRQ
- the rpmC gene encoding 50S ribosomal protein L29 codes for the protein MAQMKIEDIRAMSPDQQDDAVLNLKKERFNLRFQRATGQLENTSRLREARRDIARIKTVAAQTRAKKK
- the rplX gene encoding 50S ribosomal protein L24, whose amino-acid sequence is MAAKIRKGDKVVVLTGRDKGRSGEVFEVRPDAGTALVRGINMVKRHQKQTQAQEGGIISKEAPIQLSNIAYVGKDGKPTRVGFKILADGKKVRIAKSSGAEIDG
- the rplV gene encoding 50S ribosomal protein L22, with amino-acid sequence MSKPKRERSLAENEAKAVARMLRVSPQKLNLVAQLIRGRKASAALADLQFSRKRIAVDVKKCLESAIANAENNHDLDVDDLVVAQAFVGNGLVMKRFAARGRGRSGRVYKPFSQLTIIVRQVEAEAAAA
- the rplN gene encoding 50S ribosomal protein L14; this translates as MIQMQTNLDVADNSGARRVMCIKVLGGSKRRYATIGDIIVVSIKEAIPRGKVKKGDVMKAVVVRVRKDIRRADGSVIRFDRNAAVLINNQSEPVGTRIFGPVPRELRAKNHMKIISLAPEVL